One genomic segment of Prunus dulcis unplaced genomic scaffold, ALMONDv2, whole genome shotgun sequence includes these proteins:
- the LOC117613734 gene encoding disease resistance protein RPP4-like gives MIGIWGTSGIGKTTIAKAIWNAIAHEFEGTCFFENVRENSPHGGLIQLQKTLLDKYLGKKLKIQSVDEGIGVIKEQLRHKKILLILDDVNQLDQLDNLAGVGWFGEGSRVIITTQDSGLLKCHGIELIYGVHKVFDYQALELFSSNAFGTNEPPNDYLELAQRAIAFADGLPLALAILGSHLRGIDIRSWEVILDGYEGEPYTHIEENTSKKL, from the coding sequence ATGATTGGGATATGGGGGACATCTGGAATAGGCAAGACAACAATTGCAAAAGCTATATGGAATGCAATTGCCCATGAGTTTGAAGGAACTTGTTTCTTTGAAAATGTTAGGGAAAATTCGCCACATGGAGGCCTAATCCAGCTACAGAAGACTCTTCTTGATAAGTATCTAGGCAAAAAGTTGAAAATTCAGAGTGTTGATGAAGGAATCGGTGTTATAAAAGAACAGCTGAGGCATAAAAAGATTCTCTTAATTCTTGATGATGTGAATCAGTTGGACCAATTAGACAACTTGGCTGGAGTTGGTTGGTTTGGTGAGGGTAGCAGAGTCATCATAACTACACAAGATAGCGGATTGCTAAAATGCCATGGAATTGAGTTGATATACGGGGTCCATAAGGTATTTGACTACCAAGCTCTTGAACTTTTCAGTTCGAATGCCTTCGGAACAAATGAACCTCCAAATGATTATTTGGAACTCGCACAACGTGCAATAGCTTTCGCTGATGGCCTTCCACTAGCTCTAGCAATTTTAGGTTCTCATCTTCGTGGTATAGATATACGAAGTTGGGAAGTTATATTAGATGGTTATGAAGGAGAACCTTATACACATATTGAAGAGAATACTTCAAAAAAGTTATGA